The proteins below are encoded in one region of Nocardioides marmorisolisilvae:
- a CDS encoding aldehyde dehydrogenase, with protein sequence MTLDTPVPQMLVDGKLVGASDAATFPIHNPADGTEIGRAPDASRSDVDTAIAAARRAFDESSWCTDRELRVRCLRQLRQALLDHAESFRALTTAEVGMPAFMMGAAGFDVPVEGLRWVTDLAAGYAFESDLGTASPMGIASRRTVRREPVGVVAAITPWNVPTQINLAKVGPALAAGCTVVLKPAPDTPWVACELGRLVAERTDIPAGVFNVVTPHSNDVAAMLTTDPRVDMVSFTGSTATGKAIMAAAATTLKRVFLELGGKSAAIVLDDADVAAAAAATAFAACIHAGQGCALTTRLVVPRDRYDEAVRSAAATMESIGVKDPSDPGAVCGPVISQVQRDRVASYLRLAEEEGGTFATGGHVIERDGWWVEPTVVAGLDNSSRLAQEEIFGPVLVVIPHDGDDDAVRIANDSAYGLSGSVDSADPVRARAVAARIRTGTMAVNGGVWFSPDVPFGGYKHSGLGREMGVAGFEEYLETKTIAEPA encoded by the coding sequence ATGACGCTGGACACCCCGGTGCCGCAGATGCTGGTCGATGGCAAGCTCGTCGGCGCGAGCGACGCTGCGACGTTTCCGATCCACAATCCGGCTGACGGCACCGAGATCGGGCGCGCCCCAGACGCCAGCCGCTCCGACGTCGATACGGCGATCGCGGCGGCACGTCGCGCATTCGACGAATCGTCGTGGTGCACGGACCGCGAGCTGCGGGTCCGCTGCCTGCGCCAGCTCCGCCAGGCGCTGCTCGACCACGCCGAGTCGTTCCGCGCGCTCACCACGGCCGAGGTGGGGATGCCGGCGTTCATGATGGGCGCGGCGGGCTTCGACGTACCCGTCGAGGGCCTGAGATGGGTGACCGACCTCGCTGCAGGCTATGCGTTCGAGTCCGACCTGGGGACCGCGTCGCCGATGGGAATCGCCTCGCGTCGCACGGTACGACGCGAGCCGGTGGGCGTCGTCGCTGCCATCACACCGTGGAACGTGCCGACCCAGATCAATCTGGCCAAGGTCGGTCCTGCCCTGGCGGCGGGGTGCACGGTCGTGCTGAAGCCGGCGCCGGACACGCCGTGGGTGGCCTGCGAGCTCGGCCGGCTGGTGGCCGAGCGCACCGACATCCCCGCAGGCGTGTTCAACGTGGTGACGCCGCACAGCAACGACGTCGCCGCGATGCTGACCACGGACCCCCGCGTGGACATGGTCTCCTTCACCGGCTCGACAGCGACCGGCAAGGCGATCATGGCCGCGGCAGCGACCACGCTGAAGCGGGTGTTCCTCGAGCTCGGCGGCAAGTCGGCGGCGATCGTGCTCGACGATGCGGACGTCGCCGCCGCGGCAGCGGCGACCGCGTTCGCGGCGTGCATCCACGCCGGGCAGGGCTGTGCGCTGACCACCAGGCTGGTCGTCCCCCGCGATCGGTACGATGAGGCGGTGCGCTCCGCCGCGGCGACGATGGAGTCGATCGGAGTCAAGGACCCGTCCGATCCCGGCGCTGTCTGTGGCCCGGTGATCTCGCAGGTGCAGCGCGACCGGGTCGCCTCCTATCTGCGCCTGGCGGAGGAGGAGGGCGGCACGTTCGCCACCGGCGGTCACGTGATCGAGCGCGACGGCTGGTGGGTCGAGCCCACGGTGGTCGCGGGGCTGGACAACTCCTCCCGGCTGGCCCAGGAGGAGATCTTCGGGCCGGTGCTCGTGGTGATCCCGCACGACGGGGACGACGATGCCGTCCGGATCGCCAATGACTCCGCCTACGGCCTCTCGGGCTCGGTGGACTCCGCCGATCCCGTGCGCGCGCGGGCGGTGGCAGCACGGATCAGGACCGGGACGATGGCCGTCAACGGCGGGGTGTGGTTCAGCCCCGACGTGCCGTTCGGCGGCTACAAGCACTCCGGTCTCGGCCGCGAGATGGGCGTCGCCGGATTCGAGGAGTACCTCGAGACGAAGACCATCGCCGAGCCCGCCTGA
- a CDS encoding SDR family oxidoreductase has product MRMRFQDKVIIITGAAQGIGEVYARGLAAEGASVIVADLNAELGEQVAEKIRADGGEASFVTVDVSSPESTAALAIAAVSTYGGIDGLINNAAIYGAMKFDLLISVDWDYYQQFMAVNLNGALLMTRAVYPHLQQRGGGSIVNQSSTAAYLYSGFYGLAKVGINGLTQQLAHELGGMNIRVNAIAPGPTDTEATRIQAGEAAKELVKGLALKRLGTPTDMLGAAKFLLSDDASWVTGQVLAVDGGQTFRL; this is encoded by the coding sequence ATGCGGATGCGCTTCCAGGACAAGGTCATCATCATCACCGGCGCCGCCCAGGGAATCGGCGAGGTCTATGCCCGGGGGCTGGCCGCCGAAGGGGCGTCGGTCATCGTCGCCGACCTCAACGCCGAGCTCGGGGAGCAGGTCGCCGAGAAGATCCGCGCCGACGGCGGAGAGGCGTCGTTCGTGACCGTCGACGTGTCGTCGCCGGAGTCCACGGCCGCACTGGCCATCGCCGCGGTCTCGACGTACGGCGGCATCGACGGGCTCATCAACAACGCCGCGATCTATGGCGCGATGAAGTTCGACCTGCTGATCAGCGTCGACTGGGACTACTACCAGCAGTTCATGGCGGTGAACCTCAACGGCGCCCTGTTGATGACCCGCGCCGTGTATCCGCACCTCCAGCAGCGGGGCGGCGGCTCGATCGTCAACCAGTCCAGCACCGCGGCCTACCTCTACTCGGGGTTCTACGGCCTGGCGAAGGTGGGCATCAACGGGCTCACCCAGCAGCTGGCCCACGAGCTCGGCGGGATGAACATCCGCGTCAACGCGATCGCACCGGGCCCCACGGACACCGAGGCCACCCGGATCCAGGCCGGCGAGGCCGCCAAGGAGCTGGTGAAGGGGCTCGCTCTCAAGCGCCTCGGGACACCTACCGACATGCTCGGCGCAGCGAAGTTCCTGCTCTCCGACGACGCGTCCTGGGTGACTGGCCAGGTGCTGGCGGTCGACGGCGGGCAGACCTTCCGGTTGTAG
- a CDS encoding NADPH:quinone reductase, which yields MAPLVPPTMAAAYIEELGPADHIRYGELPVPRPGPTDVLVAVEAVSVNHVDTFVRSGAYPTPTPFPFVIGRDLVGTVVDRGAGVDAFAVGQRVWSNSLGHDGRQGAASQYAVVAVDRLYRLPDGVDPVTAVAVVHPAATAHLGLFREAATRVGETVLVGGGAGNVGTAAIELAAAAGARVLASARPRDFDHCRAAGADAVVDYRAADLTDQVRALAPAGVDVHWDTSGHHDLDAAVAMLAHGGRIVLAAGMDARPALPVGDLYTRDGRLVGFAISNAGVDDLSAAADAINTLLPEGRISARIEDVLPLSAAQTAHRRIEAGDLAGRRLVLLP from the coding sequence ATGGCACCTCTCGTCCCCCCGACGATGGCAGCGGCCTACATCGAGGAGCTCGGCCCTGCCGACCACATCCGGTACGGCGAGCTGCCGGTGCCACGCCCCGGGCCGACGGACGTCCTGGTGGCGGTCGAGGCGGTGTCGGTGAACCACGTCGACACGTTCGTTCGCTCGGGGGCCTACCCAACGCCGACCCCGTTCCCGTTCGTGATCGGACGCGACCTGGTCGGCACCGTCGTCGACCGCGGCGCCGGCGTCGACGCCTTCGCGGTGGGGCAGCGGGTCTGGTCCAACAGCCTGGGTCACGACGGCCGGCAGGGCGCGGCCTCGCAGTACGCGGTGGTCGCCGTGGATCGGCTCTACCGGCTGCCCGACGGGGTGGACCCGGTCACCGCAGTGGCCGTCGTCCATCCGGCGGCGACAGCGCACCTCGGCCTCTTCCGAGAGGCAGCCACCAGGGTGGGGGAGACCGTGCTCGTCGGTGGCGGAGCCGGCAACGTGGGAACCGCCGCGATCGAGCTCGCGGCGGCGGCAGGCGCCCGGGTGCTCGCCAGCGCACGGCCCCGAGACTTCGACCACTGCCGGGCCGCCGGGGCGGACGCGGTAGTGGACTACCGTGCCGCGGACCTGACCGACCAGGTCCGCGCGCTCGCACCGGCCGGCGTCGACGTCCACTGGGACACCTCCGGGCACCACGACCTCGACGCCGCCGTCGCGATGCTCGCGCACGGGGGCCGGATCGTTCTCGCCGCCGGCATGGATGCCCGCCCTGCGCTTCCGGTGGGGGATCTCTACACCCGCGACGGCCGGCTGGTCGGGTTCGCGATCAGCAACGCAGGCGTCGACGACCTCTCGGCGGCGGCCGACGCGATCAACACCCTTCTTCCCGAGGGACGGATCAGTGCCCGCATCGAGGACGTCCTGCCGCTCTCGGCGGCACAGACGGCACATCGACGGATCGAGGCAGGCGATCTGGCGGGACGACGGCTCGTGCTGCTGCCCTGA
- a CDS encoding M23 family metallopeptidase translates to MSRRHRGLRAVGRTVAGVPLVVGLGLLLPAHAAAHAGTTIPPFRTVAGDVLRPNPARWVLPTEGYHLTGRFGDVSGLWHTVHTGLDFAAPYGTPIRAVSGGVIVSTAYDGSYGNKTVERLPDGTDLWYAHQSAFAVQPGTQVVPGQLIGYIGTTGNTTGPHVHLEVRPDGGAPIDPFTALEAHGLHP, encoded by the coding sequence ATGTCCAGACGTCATCGCGGCCTGCGCGCCGTGGGCCGCACGGTGGCTGGAGTGCCGCTCGTCGTCGGGCTTGGCCTGTTGCTGCCGGCCCACGCCGCGGCCCACGCGGGCACCACTATCCCGCCGTTCCGCACCGTCGCCGGCGACGTGCTGCGCCCGAACCCGGCGCGGTGGGTGCTCCCCACCGAGGGCTACCACCTGACCGGCCGCTTCGGTGATGTCAGCGGCCTCTGGCACACCGTGCACACCGGGCTCGACTTCGCCGCGCCCTACGGCACCCCGATCCGCGCGGTCTCGGGCGGCGTGATCGTGTCGACGGCGTACGACGGCTCATACGGCAACAAGACCGTCGAGCGGCTGCCGGACGGGACCGACCTCTGGTACGCCCACCAGAGTGCGTTCGCGGTGCAGCCCGGCACTCAGGTCGTCCCCGGTCAGCTGATCGGATACATCGGCACGACCGGCAACACCACCGGCCCCCATGTGCACCTCGAGGTCCGTCCGGACGGCGGCGCGCCCATCGATCCGTTCACCGCGCTCGAGGCCCACGGCCTGCACCCCTGA